One part of the Stigmatopora argus isolate UIUO_Sarg chromosome 8, RoL_Sarg_1.0, whole genome shotgun sequence genome encodes these proteins:
- the LOC144079459 gene encoding leucine-rich repeat-containing protein 40-like, whose protein sequence is MSRLRGAQQETSDSLRGFRTPKSEPTVPYGLLRAARKSGSLNLTNRNLTEVPANVYRLNVDTPEEARGDASFSASDRWWEQTDLTKLLLSSNRLSGLSEDIRLLPALATLDLHDNQLQTLPAALGELRDLQELRLSHNQLKSLPLELFSLKKLRSLTLQQNLLEALPEELRELEGLTQLDLSDNLLTELPSGLGRLGRLQKLQVCRNKLSLLPDSLALLTNVKLLDFSGNQLSHVPPCLSQMAALEQLYLRHNKLRQLPPLRAPALKELYVGNNQLESVAGEQASDWSALSVLELRDNKIRTLPDQLATLAGLTRLDLANNDIGTLPAWLGLLPDLNILLLEGNPLRGIRRDLLTKGTKEVLRYLRGRIKEEPDGAVDTPTAMTLPGQAVVDVRNVKTLKSLTYSDRKAESIPDELFAAAADVAVTSADFSKNLLRRVPPRLAETWASLTDLSLAFNRLSDCQLLCSLPNLLHLDLRNNQLRDLPAELKNLSKLHSILLNYNKLSAFPEVLYHMPSLESVLLGNNQVGGVDPARLMALSRLSTLDLSNNDLLNVPPQLGLCTSLRCLKLEGNPFRTPRAAIVAKGTDAVMEYLRSRIPADRHTLTASS, encoded by the exons atgtctcGTTTGAGGGGCGCGCAGCAGGAGACTTCGGACTCCCTGCGGGGCTTTAGGACCCCCAAAAGCGAGCCGACAGTCCCGTACGGACTCCTGAGAGCGGCCCGGAAAAGCGGAAGTCTCAACCTGACCAATCGGAACCTCACAGAAG TCCCCGCCAACGTGTACCGCCTGAACGTGGATACGCCCGAGGAGGCGCGCGGCGACGCGTCCTTCTCCGCTTCGGATCGCTGGTGGGAGCAGACGGACCTCACCAAGCTGCTGCTGTCGTCCAATCGTCTGAGCGGCTTGTCCGAAGACATCCGACTGCTTCCGGCGCTCGCCACGCTGGAC CTGCACGACAATCAACTGCAGACGCTGCCGGCCGCTTTGGGGGAGCTGCGGGATCTTCAGGAACTGCGACTCAG CCACAACCAGTTGAAGAGTTTGCCGCTGGAACTGTTCTCCCTGAAGAAGCTCCGGAGCCTGACGCTGCAGCAGAACCTCCTGGAGGCCTTGCCCGAGGAGCTGCGAGAACTGGAGGGCCTCACCCAACTG GACCTTTCCGACAACCTTCTGACGGAGCTCCCGTCCGGCTTGGGCCGGCTGGGCCGGCTGCAGAAGCTCCAAGTGTGCCGCAACAAGCTGAGCCTTTTGCCCGACAGCCTGGCGCTGCTCACCA ACGTGAAGCTGCTGGACTTCAGCGGCAACCAGCTGAGCCACGTTCCCCCCTGCCTCTCGCAAATGGCCGCCCTGGAGCAGCTCTACTTGCGCCACAACAAGTTGCGCCAACTGCCGCCGCTGCGCGCTCCGGCGCTCAAG GAGCTGTACGTGGGCAACAACCAGCTGGAGAGCGTGGCGGGCGAGCAGGCGTCCGACTGGAGCGCCCTGTCCGTCCTGGAGCTCCGAGACAACAAGATCCGGACGCTGCCCGACCAGCTGGCGACGCTGGCTGGGCTCACGCGCCTCGACCTCGCCAACAACGACATCGGCAC ACTGCCCGCCTGGCTGGGTCTGCTGCCCGACCTCAACATCCTGCTGTTGGAGGGAAATCCTCTGCGGGGGATCCGGAGGGACCTGCTGACC AAAGGCACCAAGGAAGTTCTCCGGTACCTGAGAGGAAGAATCAAAG AGGAGCCTGATGGCGCCGTGGACACGCCCACCGCCATGACGCTGCCCGGCCAGGCCGTCGTCGACGTGCGCAACGTCAAAACGCTCAAGTCGTTGACGTACAg CGACAGGAAGGCGGAAAGCATCCCGGACGAGCTGTTTGCGGCGGCCGCCGACGTGGCCGTCACGTCCGCCGACTTCAGCAAGAACCTGCTGAGACGAGTGCCTCCCAG GCTGGCCGAGACGTGGGCGTCGCTGACGGACCTGAGCCTGGCCTTCAACCGGCTGAGCGACTGCCAGCTCCTCTGCTCTTTGCCCAACCTGCTGCACCTGGACCTCAG gaACAACCAGCTGAGGGATTTGCCGGCCGAGCTGAAGAACCTGAGCAAACTTCACTCCATCCTCCTCAACTACAACAA GTTGAGCGCCTTCCCGGAGGTTTTGTACCACATGCCGTCGCTGGAAAGCGTCCTGCTGGGGAACAACCAGGTGGGCGGCGTGGACCCCGCCCGCTTGATGGCCCTGAGCCGCCTGTCCACGCTGGACCTGTCCAACAACGACCTCCTCAACGTGCCGCCTCAGCTGGGTCTCTGCACGTCGCTCAG ATGCCTGAAGCTGGAGGGCAACCCTTTCCGGACGCCACGAGCCGCCATCGTGGCCAAGGGAACGGACGCCGTGATGGAGTACCTGCGCAGCCGCATCCCCGCCGACCGGCACACTTTGACGGCGTCCTCTTAG